Within Sorghum bicolor cultivar BTx623 chromosome 2, Sorghum_bicolor_NCBIv3, whole genome shotgun sequence, the genomic segment ATGTTTTAGATGAATGTCCCAAGTATCTCTGGGAGTGAAGCGGTGCTAACAACAGCATATTTAATCAATCGTATGCCATCTAGGATTCTTGGTTTGAAGTCACCTGTAGAGTTGTTGCTAGGACAACAAGAGTTTAAAGTACCTCCAAAGGTGTTTGGTTGTGTGTGCTTTGTCAGGGACCATAGAACTTTGGTTGGTAAATTGGACCCTCGGGCAGTGAAGTGTATTTTTGTTGGCTATTCTTCTACACAAAAGGGTTATAAGTGTTGGGACCCTATTGGAAGAAAATTGTTTGTGAGTATGGATGTGACATTTAGGGAGTCTGAACCATACTATACAAAGCCATGTGACCTTGATCCGCTCTTAGGGGAATTCTCTTCAGTCACTGAGGGTGACTGTAGAGAGGGGGAGAATGAAGGAGCTAATGCTCAAAGAGAGGTGATTGTTGGTACCATCCCATGTTCGATGGGTAGGCCTAAAACTCAGGCGGTAATTCATCAGGATAATGTGAATAATGGTGACTGTGACTGTGAAGGAGAAGAGATAGTTGGCGATGAGGTGGTCGGTGATGGGAATGAGGAGATAATCGATGAAGTAAGTGAAGAGGTGAATGTTGAGATTCAAAAGGAACCAATCGTGTACCAGAGAACCACCTGTTCGTTATGGTTTTGAACATCCTAGTATAGATCATGACATTGTCAACTTTCTCTCCTATTCTCGCCTTTCACCTGCATATAGAGCATTTGTTGCATCTTTACAAACAGTGCCTATTCTAAAAGGATTGGAGGTGTGTAAGACAGGATCCTAACTAGAAtgcagcaatgaaagaagagatGCTTGCTCTTTGGAAGAACAAGACATGGGAATTGGTCCCACTTCCAAGAGGGAAAAAAGCTATGGGCTGTAAGTGGGTCTTCACTATGAAGCAAAACTCAAAAGGAGAGGTGGATAGATATAAGGCAAGACTGGTTGCAAAAGGCTATAGTCAAACATATGGCATTGAttatgatgaaacctttgctcccGTGGCAAAGATGAGTACTGTTAGAACCTTAATCTCATGTGCAGTGAATTTTGGGTGGCCTCtacatcaaatggatgtgaagaatgCATTTCTTCATGGTGATTTGCAAGAAGAAGTTTACATGAAAATCCCACCGGGGTTTGTGAATAGTCAAACTGTTGGGAAGGTGTGTAGACTTAAAAAGTCACTCTATGGACTAAAGCAATCACCTCGAGCATGGTTCGACAGGTTTAGAAGAGCGGCCTGTGGCATGGGTTACACTCAATGTAATGGTGACCATACAGTCTTCTACAAGCATAGAAGAACATTTATCACCATTATGGCAgtatatgtggatgatattGTGATTACAGGAGATGAtgtggaagaaatcaaacaTTTGAAAGAGAATCTGGGAAAGGCGTTTGAGGTAAAGGATCTTGGACCACTAAGGTACTTCCTTGGGATTGAGATTGCCAGGTCACCTAAGGGGATAATTCTCTCTCAAAGGAAATATGTCCTTGATCTGTTGGCAGAAACTGGTATGCTTGGATGTTGGCCATGTAGTACCCCTATTGATAAAAATCATCAAATCAGTGCCCAATATGGAGATTCTGTGAACAAATAAACATATCAAAGATTGGTGGGAAGACTGATATACTTGTGTTATACAAGACCTAACATTTCCTATGCAGTAAGTGTGGTGAGCAGGTATATGCATGATCTAAGAACAGGACATATGGAAGTTGTTTATAGGATTTTGAGGTATCTAAAGGGAACCCCTGGGAGAgggttatggttcaggaagaatGGGCACCTTGATGTGGAGGGCTACTGTGATGCGGATTGGGCGAGCAGCAAAGATGATAGAAGGTCCACCTCTGGGTATTGTGTGTTTGTGGGAGGCAATCTTGTCTCATGGAGAAGCAAGAAGCAATCAGTTGTGGCTCGGTCTACTACGGAGGCTGAGTATAGGGCAACGACACTGAGTTTATGTGAGATGTTGTGGTTAAAAGGCTTGCTAAAGGAGTTGCCGGTGTTAAGAAATGAGACAATGATGCTTCACTGTGATAATATTGCTGCAATCAACATTGCAAATCCGGTTCAGTTTGACCGCATGAAGCATGTGGAAATTGATAGATCCTTCATCAAGAAGTTAGATAGTGGAGTCCTAAAGTTAAAGTATGTAAAATCGCGTGGCCAACTAGCGGACTGTTTTACAAAAGGTTTAGAACTTAGTGAAGTTGAGTTGAGTTGTAGCAAGATGGGCATGTTAGATATATTTAGCCTATCTTGAGGGAGAGTATTGGTGTAAATAATGGATTATAAAGAGACCTATATGCAAAAGTGAGAATAAGAAATAGAATGACTCTGTTCTGGATGTTGCCGGACAGAGTCTTTCCCAATTCAACAGGCTTATGACACTCGTGACTTAGGGGCACTCCAGCACCTGGAATCCCAAGTCGGAGGCGCCAATCGACACTTGGGGGCTCCCCACTGAACCTCATCAAGTAATATCAAGCCGCTAGTGTCATATGTGATTGATCTTTCATCTCCGTAAATCCAATTGATGCCTCCGTGGATGGAGATTAGTGAATAACTTGTTGCTGTGCAGGCTAATTTCTAACAACAGGTTTTCTCAACTGTAAGAGGACACTAATTAAGATCAGAAAAATGGAGCATGAGTTGTTATTTTGTTCAGACATGCATATTAATCTGGGCAGTCTTATGAAATTAAGTGTGGAGAGGCGCAGCGCATATTGAGATATCATACCTTCTCAATGCTATTGGGGGGATTTCCAGGAGATGTACATTTTGGTTCTACTGCATTTAGAATTTGAATTATGTCCAGTGAAGTAGGCCTTTTATTCGACTCATGTTCCAGGCACTTCAGGGCTACAGAGATGCATTGTTGCACTTGTTGGATACACATTTCTGGTGACATATGCACGGGTGTTATTTCTATAAGTCTGTTCCTCCAACTTCCAACCACCTAAACATTTGCATAAGTAACTTACCATAAAAATACATTTGCATAAGGTAGAAAATTACAGAGTGTAATAATACTGAACAATCTTACTTTGTCTGTATAGTGCTTGAGAGATGTTTCAAATGTCTCGCTGATATTGGGATAATCCCTGCGACCTGTGATTATCTCTATGATTATGACACCCAAACTGAATATATCTGCCTCAAAGGAGATAGATCGCTGTTCTATGCATTCTGGTGCCATATACCCACTGCAGAAGAATTTCGCATAATCAGCGGTAGGAAATAGAAAATTGAAACTTCAGCAAGGGGCATAGCTTACGGCGTTCCTTGAAGCTTTGCAGTGACAGTTCTGGATTTTTCTTGACTCATAAGCCTTGACAAATCGAAATCCGCAATTTTTGGCATCATCGTGTCATCCATCAGTATATTTTGAGGTTTAAGATCCCGATGAACAATATGACATTTATCATGAAGATAATGCAAACCTCTGCATACTCCCCTAATTACCTTATATCTCTCATCCCAATCAAGGCCCAAGGTGTCATTTGTAGAAATAGATCAACAAACAGAGAAACTATAATTGAATCTATCACTCTGTGGCTGTTGATATAATGACACATTTGCGTGTCAACTTCTGATCAGGTAAACTTtgcaaaggaaaagaaaaaagacagAAGATCTTAGTATTGTATTTCAACATACCAGAAAGGTGCTTGTCAAGGCTTCCATTACAGAGAAATTGAAAGCACAGCAAACATGCACGTTTTTCAGCCAAAACATGTTTCCCACTATGTTCCACCACTTCCGACTTGGTTTCGACACAGTAACCTACAAGTTGTACGACATTTTGGTGCCTGACCTCCGTAAGACAAATGATCTGATTCTCAACTTGATTATCATTGCCCAGCAGATGTGTATCAGAAATCTTCTTTACAGCAATAGCTTTGCCGCTCCGGAGAACCCCCTTCATAGCACGTAGGTTAACCATTTATTATCTTTCTGTTGCCATTGGTTGAAAATTGGAGTGAAAGAGGAATGGTCATATACCTTGTATACAACTCCACACGCACCCCTGCCAAGTTCTTGATCAGTGGAAAAACCGCATGTGATTTCTTCCAAAAAATCTAGAGGCAAAGATATTAATGGTTCTGTTTTTGGATCCTGCAGCCTTTTCTCCAATTTTTTCTCCAATACTTCACGTTTAGTAGCTTCACTACCCATTCCTGATTACTCAAGCACTTTTATAGGAAAAACAAATGTGGGTGCTCCAACTTGCGAAACAATTTCTCAAAAATACATGCAGCAGAATAAGAAACAAAGCACTATTGTGGGCTAGCAAATTGATACAAGCTGTTTTGTATGAATCAATATAAGCATATCAAAACGAATGAGGGAATAAACAGAGAATTCTTGTCAAGTATAAAAATGGCAACTTCTAGATAATTCACATTTGGTACTAAAAGTAATTCAAAAAAATCCTATGCATAAGTGTAACAGTAATATATTACACAAAGAAAATTCACTCGGACACAGAAAGAGAATATAAAGTATATATGCAGTGTCCAGATGTATAATGATTATTGATAAGAGTTCTAAACTCCTCCATAGGATGAAAACAGAGCAAGTGAGCAACCATGAAAAAGGCAACAGCAAGCATGTGAGACATTTCCTTCTAGGTGAAAAAATGGAAATAAAATTTTAGGAGAGAAGGACTGACCTGACCTCTTATTGAGATGTATAGACAGAAAATTTGAAGACGGGATAGGTCACAGGTAGGATCTGCTTCAACAAAGGGGATTACCAGAAGACATTTAATATTGGGCTGCGTCTTAGTACTTGATTACCTTTTTATGTGCCTGATGATGTCAACCGTACCAAGTGTTGCCTGTGATCTGTGAGTAGCAGATCTGATTTAGTATGGCTCGCTACCAGGATCGAGGGCAGTAGTTGTCAGCTTACAGGGTCGATCGCGGGGATCTACATGTTACTTCAATGGTTCTGCATCAACACTTGCTGTAAGCTTCCATGCATCTGCTTCTTACAAAAAGAAAAAGCTTAAACGAGGGGAAGAGACAAAGAGATCGATGAGGGAGGAGCTAAGCTAGCGCACTCTCGTCTCACATGCATGTATCTGGCTTGTTGCAAGAAAAAACAGATAGTGGCTAGTAataaagaggaaagaaaattgGTGAAAAGGCCGAAACGAAAGTTATTGGTTTACAGGACATCAATGTGATGTGTTACTTTACTTTAATGTGGATCCCAATTGCTAGACTAGAAACGATGTGGAAGCAGAGACCACTTTTACTCAATCATCAGTCAATCCAAAGGGGAAGGGGCTAACCAAATCTGCGCCCGATTCACAAATAGGAAGACAGACAAATAAACAAACCTCCAACTCCAACCAACCAAGGTTGACGTTGACGCCGCATCTGACGGCACCTACAGACGGCGTCGCCCGCCGCAGTCGTGGCCTTGGACGGCGCCGCAGGGGACGGTCGACGGACCCGGCGCCGGGACCTGTGATTCGCTAGCTTGTTACTGTAAAATACACTTGTTCTTTTGCTAGAGCTGTCgtatcagaaaaaaaaaacgttATGATTATGATGATTACATTTAAAAGTCTTGTTTGATAATTGTTAGCTGCTCCCTCAATTCAAAATTATAACATGTTTCAATAATCTTGGAGACTCAAAGCATTGCAAGTTTGATTAaaattatatgataaaataataacatttaatataccagattttttttgttaattatattttttatagtatatctatttgatgttataaatctttataaatttctctataattttagtcaaacttgaaatgctttgactctccaagattcttcgaatgtcttataatttagaatggagtgaGTAAGTAGCTTTGTTAGTTAAAATTAGCTTTACTTATTTTTAGAGAGACAAAATTTTAGGCTTTTTTCGTTCATCCATTTTTTGGTTCGCCTTCCTCTAACTACCGAACGATGGAGACTTTCTTTTGTCCGGACTTACATATATATAACATGTgctcatacaagttagagtatCTCATGTCTAAGTCAATATGGAGTAGAAATTCTAATCTAAATAGATTTCTCATAGTTGGAATAGAACTATGAATAATCTGTTGATTAAATATATTGATTCAAAATTAATTGATTACTTAAGTAGAAAATATATTGAttcaaaattaattatatatatgtttttgaGTATAGTGTCGAGTGCAATTAAAATAATAGCTTTTAAGACAAAACAATACATAGATATCAAAACTTTCAATAATTCTATATCTTTTTTTCGTTGCAACGCAGGGCATGTTTGCTATTTAGTTTAAATTAGCTTTACTTTTTTCAGAAACAATTAAAATTAGCTTTACTGAGGGAGTTTAATTATAAAACAGATCCTGAAATTAAAAGAAAGAGGATAGCCACTGTGGGGCCAAAATAATCTAAGTTTGGGCTTCCAGGACGGCGTGGCCCATGTGAGAAAGTCGTGGGGACGGGAAGAAGTTATCGTAGCAGTAGTACCTAGGCTTGTTTTCTCAACAATTTTGGCTCCATTCGCTTATCTCgtactttttctcctagtcaggAGTATTTTTGGCTTCATTCGCTTAAGCCGTCAGTAATGTTACTTTCAGTTATGAATTTTCACACAAGTGAACaaccatgacttttcagacaaaaaataaaataataaatgttAAATTACTAAGTTTGACTAAGTTTATAAAAAATAGTATAAGAGTTTATGTCTTAAATATGTttactatatataaaaaatatatttcatgattaatctaatctaataatattgatttggtatcataaataacattttttttgaaaaaaaatttggCCAAACTTAAAATTGCTAGACTCATtgaaaaaaaataattgcactCTTTTTGTAGCGGAGGGAACTCGGCTTATAAACAACACAAAAGCTGAAGACCAGCACCAATCTCAATAATGTAAAATGTGTTGTCCCACCATAGATCTCATGCTACTTAGCATTGCTGCCACCTAGTATTCCCTTGTTCCAGAACCTCTCACATTAGCACAttattaaactttcatgcatttgAACCACCCACGCTTGGTCCCTCACCACCTGTACATGCTGCTTCCAATGCTGCAGGAATTTAAAGAATTGATATTAGTATCAGGTGCTTGAGGAATCAAATTTTAATTTATTATTCACAGCAACAGAAGTTAACATCAACACACTTCACCAACTCAATAAGATGAATATGTCCCTATGTTTAGCACCGATATCTCTATTGATTGGGAGCAGAAAGGGCTATAGATGAACAGGATTAGAGACAGATAGAGGGTATTTGGAGTGTAGAAGTTCATGCAAGTAACTAGTTTTTTTTGTTATCTCTCCAGGCAGACGCTAAGTTGTCTGGACCTTACTTACCATCATACCATGAGCTAACGAATAAAATGCGTCATAGATCAATAAATTTCCTAGGCATATCTAATCAGTTACAGAGAGTCACAGAGACTACCAAAAATAAAAGATTTACACAGGATAAACCCTAAGATAGTGATATTGCACTTTCATAAGTTTTTTATTATTGAGCCTATCATGCCATGTTAGTAACCAACCTTTTGCTTGTTCTAAATACTGCAAAACTCAAAACTAAGTAAACGGCAAACCTATACCTGGAGTGTAGAAGCTCATGTATGGAACAATGGATTTGATTTCTCCTTCGTATACCTTCTTCACCTTATATGTCTTTAGATCAATTGTGTAGACAACATCATCTGCCCTCACAAAAATGATACCCAGACCTTCTGCGGCGCCAACCAGATAAAGTTTGGACAAGGCAGCATCAGCAGGGAGCAGCGTCTTAAACTCAATGTCTCTGCTTGGTTTCTGCCATTCATCACGTACTTTACAAGCATCATCCAGCTGGTTCCTCAACCAGAAGCAGAGTTTGGACCCTTGATTAATGGCGAGCCCCAGTTCACCGTTCTCGGTTGCTATGAGCACATCAGACTGGTAGCAATGGGGTATTGAAGATGGTAGCACAATCAATGATACTTGATGCAATTCCAGATTGTACTTGACAACTCTGCTTCCAAACAATTCCTTAAAGTAGAGCGCATTCCCCACGAGTGCGCTTACCATGGAAACGACGAGGGAATCAGGCTGCTGCTCAGTGTACATTGGCTCAGTCCAGGCAGCAGTTTTGGATGCGTAGGTGCAGACGAAGCATTGCCCTGCATCCGGGCCAtgcaagacacagcccaacaaAACCACGACAAAGTGTCGGCGGTGGCAATCAAGGTGGTCgcaggcgccggcggcggcagcgtcgGCGCATAGAACCGCCGCGGTCCACCAGATCGACACGGCCGAACACTGCGCCGGCAAGGGAAGCATCCGCTCCTCGTC encodes:
- the LOC8054549 gene encoding uncharacterized protein LOC8054549, which produces MLGMLCNHDDVARFVPTTAFCSLEAEADRGHWCALDARHGRVLLSAGKGMGIHVHLVVWDPITDEERMLPLPAQCSAVSIWWTAAVLCADAAAAGACDHLDCHRRHFVVVLLGCVLHGPDAGQCFVCTYASKTAAWTEPMYTEQQPDSLVVSMVSALVGNALYFKELFGSRVVKYNLELHQVSLIVLPSSIPHCYQSDVLIATENGELGLAINQGSKLCFWLRNQLDDACKVRDEWQKPSRDIEFKTLLPADAALSKLYLVGAAEGLGIIFVRADDVVYTIDLKTYKVKKVYEGEIKSIVPYMSFYTPALEAACTGGEGPSVGGSNA